One genomic region from Natrinema caseinilyticum encodes:
- a CDS encoding OBG GTPase family GTP-binding protein — translation MGLEDEIEAIEEEIANTPYNKSTEAHIGRLKSKLAEKKEKLEKQQSGSGGGGGYSVEKHGDATVALVGFPSVGKSSLLNSLTNAESETGSYEFTTLDVNPGMLQHRGANIQMLDVPGLIEGAASGRGDGQQVLAVVRNADLIVFVLSVFEIEQYDRLQKELYDINIRVDQDPPRVTVRPKIKDGIKITSSTEQDLDEKTIQDVLRDQGYVNADLNLQENVSIDRLVDGLMENREYIPSITCVNKVDLIEPSYKETVDEELHDRGLDPDDVTFISAAKEKGLEALKDRIWENLGLIRVYMDKPGRGVDWEEPLVIEEGTTVGEAIEKLGGEMEERFRFARVTGPSATHDEQQVGKDHVLADEDVLKLILRR, via the coding sequence ATGGGGCTCGAGGATGAAATCGAGGCAATCGAGGAGGAAATCGCCAACACGCCCTACAACAAGTCCACGGAAGCCCACATCGGACGGCTGAAGTCGAAACTTGCCGAGAAAAAGGAAAAACTCGAGAAACAGCAGTCCGGTTCGGGCGGCGGAGGCGGCTACTCCGTCGAGAAACACGGCGACGCGACCGTCGCCCTGGTCGGATTTCCGAGCGTCGGCAAGTCGTCGCTGCTAAACTCGCTGACGAACGCCGAGAGCGAGACCGGGTCCTACGAGTTCACGACGCTCGACGTCAACCCGGGCATGTTGCAACACCGGGGGGCGAACATCCAGATGCTCGACGTTCCGGGCCTGATCGAAGGTGCCGCTTCGGGCCGCGGAGACGGCCAGCAAGTGCTCGCAGTCGTCCGAAACGCCGACCTGATCGTCTTCGTCCTCTCCGTGTTCGAGATCGAACAGTACGACCGCCTCCAGAAGGAACTGTACGACATCAACATTCGCGTCGACCAGGACCCCCCGCGTGTTACCGTCAGGCCGAAGATCAAAGACGGCATCAAGATTACCTCGAGCACCGAGCAGGACCTAGACGAGAAGACGATCCAGGACGTCCTCCGCGACCAGGGCTACGTCAACGCGGATCTCAACCTCCAGGAGAACGTCAGCATCGACCGGCTGGTCGACGGATTGATGGAAAACAGAGAGTACATCCCGTCGATCACCTGCGTCAACAAGGTCGATCTGATCGAGCCATCCTACAAGGAAACGGTGGACGAGGAGTTGCACGACCGCGGGCTCGACCCCGACGACGTGACCTTCATCAGCGCCGCAAAGGAGAAAGGGCTCGAGGCGCTCAAAGATCGCATCTGGGAGAACCTCGGCCTCATCCGGGTCTACATGGACAAACCCGGTCGGGGCGTCGACTGGGAAGAGCCACTCGTGATCGAGGAGGGGACGACAGTCGGCGAGGCGATCGAGAAACTCGGCGGCGAGATGGAAGAGCGATTCCGCTTCGCTCGCGTGACGGGCCCCAGCGCAACCCACGACGAACAGCAGGTCGGGAAGGATCACGTGCTCGCCGACGAGGACGTGTTGAAGCTGATTCTGCGGCGATAG
- a CDS encoding VOC family protein, which translates to MNGTLDHTMIRVADLEESLDWYQTHLEYEEKDRYEGDGFTIVYLGPEEMHEEGAMLEITHNEGEEPAVGDAWGHIAVRVPEGELEEYYQQLLDEGVDDYRDPESCGGRYAFVKDPDGHEIEIVQRDPDQGELWSIDHTMIRVEDADEALGFWTRKFEYDEVGRWESDTFANYFVEPRDAPPEAMSVELTYNYDGRSYEMGDAWGHLCVRIDDLDDDWDRLLKREAADYRDPESCDDMYAFTKGQDGHEIELIERDLEAESLFPF; encoded by the coding sequence ATGAACGGAACGCTCGACCACACGATGATCCGCGTCGCCGACCTCGAGGAATCCCTCGACTGGTACCAGACCCACCTCGAGTACGAAGAGAAAGATCGCTACGAGGGCGACGGCTTCACCATCGTCTATCTCGGGCCGGAGGAGATGCACGAGGAGGGGGCGATGCTCGAGATCACACACAACGAGGGCGAGGAGCCAGCCGTTGGCGACGCCTGGGGCCACATCGCCGTCCGCGTTCCCGAGGGCGAACTCGAAGAGTACTACCAGCAGTTGCTGGACGAAGGCGTCGACGACTACCGCGATCCCGAATCCTGTGGCGGTCGCTACGCGTTCGTCAAAGACCCCGACGGCCACGAGATCGAGATCGTCCAGCGCGATCCCGACCAGGGCGAGCTGTGGTCGATCGACCACACGATGATCCGCGTCGAGGACGCCGACGAGGCGCTCGGTTTCTGGACGCGCAAGTTCGAGTACGACGAGGTCGGCCGCTGGGAGTCCGACACCTTCGCGAACTACTTCGTCGAACCGAGAGACGCCCCTCCCGAGGCGATGTCCGTCGAACTCACCTACAACTACGACGGCCGAAGCTACGAGATGGGCGACGCCTGGGGCCACCTCTGCGTCCGTATCGACGACCTCGACGACGACTGGGACCGACTGCTGAAACGCGAGGCCGCCGACTACCGTGACCCCGAAAGCTGCGACGACATGTACGCGTTCACGAAAGGCCAGGACGGTCACGAGATCGAACTCATCGAACGCGACCTCGAGGCCGAGTCGCTGTTCCCGTTCTAA
- a CDS encoding universal stress protein: MHYLAGADSVHTTAAICDYLVDRATAEDTVTVVAVANENDRTARRDCQEALNVASVRLATVGDVETDVRSGNPADVLLDAVRDVDADEIVIGAHGGDPDATRDLGSTARELLEEADRPVVVVPTPKP; the protein is encoded by the coding sequence ATGCACTACCTCGCCGGCGCGGACTCCGTCCACACGACAGCGGCGATCTGTGACTACCTCGTCGATCGGGCGACCGCCGAGGACACCGTCACCGTGGTCGCGGTCGCAAACGAGAACGACCGGACCGCACGTAGAGATTGTCAGGAAGCGCTGAACGTGGCCTCCGTCCGTCTCGCAACCGTCGGTGACGTCGAGACCGACGTTCGATCCGGCAATCCTGCCGACGTGCTGCTAGATGCTGTACGGGACGTCGACGCCGACGAGATCGTCATCGGCGCCCACGGCGGCGATCCCGATGCGACGCGTGACCTCGGATCGACCGCTCGAGAACTTCTCGAGGAAGCGGACAGGCCGGTGGTCGTCGTCCCGACTCCCAAACCGTAG
- a CDS encoding DUF7521 family protein, translated as MSRNVVRIDEATIFELLTVTSLFLVALFGTIIAYQAYRGYRRNDAPSMLYLAVGLLLLTLFPFLLNVTVTTLVSPEQIVIALLENVSRLLGLVAITYSLYGQH; from the coding sequence ATGAGCCGAAACGTCGTCCGAATCGACGAGGCGACGATATTCGAACTGCTGACAGTAACGAGTCTTTTCCTCGTTGCCCTCTTCGGCACGATTATCGCCTACCAGGCGTACCGGGGGTATCGTCGGAACGACGCACCGTCGATGCTCTATCTCGCCGTCGGGCTTCTCCTGTTGACGCTGTTCCCGTTCCTGCTCAACGTCACCGTCACGACGCTCGTCAGCCCGGAGCAAATCGTCATCGCACTGCTCGAGAACGTGAGCCGACTGCTCGGTCTCGTCGCGATTACGTACTCTCTGTACGGTCAGCATTGA